The genomic stretch CACACCTTTCGGTTATATCTCACCGAAGGCCTTGCGAACAAGCTTCCTGACCGCAGGCCTGGCTACATGCGGAAGTTTGTTCACTATGTTCCTGAGCCTATGGACCTGACAACGCTGAATCAGCGTGTTCGGCAGCTTCCGACTCACCGCCTTACGAACACCGGCGTTTCCGTCAATCACCGCTAGAAGAGGGTCGTCCAATCCTCGCTCGCGCATATCCTCCAGAAATGCCTCCCAACAAGCTCCACTCTCCTTGTCTCCAATCGCCAGGTGCAACAGTACCTTCCCGCCAT from Candidatus Eisenbacteria bacterium encodes the following:
- a CDS encoding transposase, producing the protein GGKVLLHLAIGDKESGACWEAFLEDMRERGLDDPLLAVIDGNAGVRKAVSRKLPNTLIQRCQVHRLRNIVNKLPHVARPAVRKLVRKAFGEI